One window of Dehalobacterium formicoaceticum genomic DNA carries:
- a CDS encoding class I SAM-dependent methyltransferase, whose translation MRKLHEKLSEMSCVKILDIATRDGAFIHRLSQGLKGYDEMIGIDISEKGFAKAKAKFGENDRIRFQVMDGCHTDFEDQSFDLVCLSNSLHHIEDMTALFNEMRRLKKDDGCILISEMPADGQTGASLTHALIHRLDCLIDTYQGNYHHLTYTHEEINDMVSKAGLEIIDAFDDAEIDLLNDSLKKRAEKALDKANECSKAENFTEMHDLALKIQENFQSFGVNSAVQYVIFAR comes from the coding sequence ATGAGAAAATTACATGAAAAACTATCTGAGATGAGCTGCGTTAAAATCCTTGATATTGCAACGCGGGACGGAGCATTTATCCATAGATTAAGCCAAGGTTTAAAAGGGTATGATGAGATGATTGGTATCGATATTTCAGAAAAAGGATTTGCCAAGGCAAAGGCGAAATTTGGAGAAAATGACCGGATAAGATTTCAGGTCATGGATGGCTGTCATACTGACTTTGAGGATCAGAGTTTTGATTTGGTCTGTTTATCAAATTCCTTGCATCACATCGAAGATATGACCGCTCTTTTCAATGAAATGCGCAGGCTCAAGAAAGATGACGGATGTATTTTAATTAGTGAAATGCCCGCCGACGGACAGACAGGGGCTTCATTAACTCATGCCCTGATTCACCGTTTGGATTGCTTAATAGATACCTATCAAGGAAACTATCACCACCTGACCTATACCCATGAGGAAATAAACGATATGGTTTCTAAGGCCGGGTTAGAAATAATTGATGCTTTTGATGATGCTGAGATAGATCTTCTCAATGACTCCCTAAAAAAACGGGCGGAAAAGGCCCTGGACAAAGCCAATGAATGCAGCAAAGCTGAAAATTTCACTGAGATGCATGATTTGGCACTAAAGATACAAGAAAATTTTCAATCGTTTGGAGTAAATTCGGCAGTGCAATATGTTATATTTGCCAGATAG
- a CDS encoding XTP/dITP diphosphatase: MKKIILATGNQGKLLEFRNLISGYPWSVLSLKDFPELPAVEETGTTFRENARLKAVATAEKTGFIVLADDSGLEVDYLNGMPGVYSARFAGEPGNDLKNNQKLLSMMEGVPDPLRSARFCCTIAVATPGGRVEYFEGFCEGQILKEPRGCNGFGYDPLFYLPEMGKTMAQLTGMEKNRISHRGKALRGILPVLEKILSQDG; encoded by the coding sequence ATGAAAAAAATAATCTTAGCTACGGGAAATCAAGGGAAATTACTGGAGTTTCGCAATTTAATCAGCGGATATCCCTGGTCGGTACTTTCTTTAAAAGATTTTCCTGAGTTGCCGGCGGTAGAAGAGACAGGTACTACCTTTCGGGAGAATGCCCGCCTAAAGGCAGTTGCAACTGCAGAAAAAACAGGATTCATTGTTTTGGCAGATGATTCCGGGCTGGAGGTGGATTATTTGAATGGCATGCCTGGTGTTTACTCTGCCCGCTTTGCCGGCGAGCCGGGAAATGACCTGAAAAATAATCAGAAACTGTTGAGCATGATGGAAGGGGTACCGGATCCCTTAAGAAGCGCAAGGTTTTGTTGTACCATTGCGGTGGCAACACCAGGGGGTCGGGTTGAATATTTTGAAGGGTTCTGTGAGGGACAGATTTTGAAGGAGCCTCGCGGCTGCAATGGTTTTGGCTATGATCCCCTGTTTTACTTGCCGGAAATGGGTAAAACAATGGCCCAGCTTACGGGAATGGAAAAGAACCGCATCAGTCATCGGGGTAAAGCTCTCCGAGGGATTCTTCCTGTGCTGGAAAAAATATTATCCCAGGATGGATAA
- the rph gene encoding ribonuclease PH encodes MRFDGRKAEELRPVKISRGYIKNAEGSVFIEMGDTKVICTATVEEKVPPFLKGSSQGWITAEYAMLPRATQVRTIRESAKGRITGRTHEIQRLIGRSLRSVVDLSKMGERTIYIDCDVIQADGGTRTTSITGSFIALVDALTKLKKDHKWKELPILDWLAATSVGKVNGELLLDLCYQEDSQAEVDMNVVMTGSGKFVEIQGTAESEPFSREEMAQMLKLAEKGIGQLVRTQRKILLSDLCLSDS; translated from the coding sequence ATGCGGTTTGATGGAAGAAAGGCGGAAGAATTACGACCGGTGAAGATTAGCCGAGGATATATAAAGAATGCAGAAGGTTCTGTCTTTATCGAGATGGGGGATACCAAGGTAATTTGTACGGCAACAGTAGAAGAGAAAGTGCCTCCCTTTCTGAAAGGGAGTTCCCAGGGTTGGATCACGGCAGAGTATGCTATGCTGCCCAGAGCAACCCAAGTCAGAACGATTCGGGAATCGGCGAAAGGGAGAATCACCGGGCGTACCCACGAAATTCAAAGATTGATCGGTCGCTCATTACGCTCGGTGGTGGATTTATCCAAGATGGGGGAAAGAACGATTTATATCGACTGTGACGTCATTCAAGCCGATGGGGGAACCAGAACCACCTCCATTACAGGGAGTTTTATTGCTTTGGTTGATGCTTTAACCAAATTAAAGAAAGATCATAAGTGGAAGGAACTGCCCATTCTTGATTGGCTGGCCGCTACCAGTGTTGGCAAGGTGAATGGTGAATTGCTCCTGGATCTTTGCTATCAGGAAGATTCCCAGGCAGAGGTAGATATGAACGTTGTCATGACCGGATCAGGTAAATTTGTTGAGATTCAAGGCACAGCGGAGTCCGAGCCTTTTTCCCGGGAAGAGATGGCACAGATGCTGAAATTAGCCGAAAAAGGGATTGGCCAATTAGTCCGGACACAAAGGAAAATATTACTTTCAGATTTATGTTTGTCCGATAGCTAA
- a CDS encoding GerMN domain-containing protein — translation MKRWQGNGGILLIGFLVLLLLLGTAVSGCALVDRLQAWKTVEEEVPLSDNHAGTEDLELTNQALIGETKEIALFFSDAAGENLALEMRDIPKTEGVARAVMQELIAGPSVESGLLPTIPVGTELLDINVRPDGVCIVDLSGELIVNHPGGSLNEEMTVYSVVNTLTQFPSIREVQILVDGQNVETIAGHMDISTTMARNEEMIGER, via the coding sequence ATGAAACGTTGGCAGGGTAATGGAGGTATTTTGCTTATTGGATTCCTGGTCTTGTTGCTTCTTTTGGGAACAGCAGTCAGCGGATGTGCCTTGGTGGACCGCCTCCAGGCATGGAAAACGGTGGAGGAGGAAGTGCCTTTATCAGACAACCATGCAGGAACGGAAGATCTTGAGTTAACGAATCAAGCATTAATTGGTGAAACGAAGGAAATTGCCTTATTCTTTAGTGATGCAGCGGGAGAAAATCTTGCATTGGAAATGAGAGATATTCCTAAGACAGAAGGAGTTGCCCGAGCGGTGATGCAGGAATTGATTGCAGGTCCAAGTGTGGAATCAGGCTTATTGCCTACGATTCCTGTGGGAACAGAATTGCTGGATATTAATGTTCGGCCGGATGGTGTCTGCATTGTAGACCTGAGCGGAGAATTGATTGTGAATCATCCGGGAGGTTCTTTGAATGAAGAAATGACCGTCTATTCCGTAGTCAATACCCTAACCCAATTTCCTTCCATTCGGGAAGTGCAAATCCTGGTGGATGGGCAAAATGTTGAGACTATTGCCGGCCATATGGACATATCAACAACCATGGCCCGTAATGAAGAGATGATAGGAGAACGATAA
- a CDS encoding ACT domain-containing protein: MRVKQISIFLENKRGRLAAVTRLLADTKINIRALSIADTTDFGVLRLIVDQPDLAYQVLKKNDFTVSETEVIAVEMPDKPGGLAKVLEILDQHNINLEYLYAFYGQSGHEALNIFRVEQIDEAIQVLGEHHIKLLPGDAVYAL; this comes from the coding sequence ATGAGGGTTAAGCAGATTTCAATTTTTCTGGAAAATAAGCGCGGACGTTTGGCTGCTGTGACGCGATTATTGGCGGATACCAAGATTAATATCCGCGCCCTATCCATTGCCGATACCACGGATTTTGGCGTTCTGAGGCTAATTGTAGATCAACCTGATCTTGCTTATCAAGTATTAAAGAAAAATGATTTTACCGTCAGCGAAACAGAGGTGATTGCTGTGGAGATGCCGGATAAGCCTGGAGGACTGGCCAAAGTGTTGGAAATTCTGGATCAGCATAATATTAATTTAGAATATCTTTATGCTTTTTACGGTCAATCAGGTCATGAAGCTTTAAATATTTTCCGGGTGGAGCAAATCGATGAGGCCATACAGGTGTTGGGTGAACATCATATCAAATTATTACCTGGTGATGCAGTATATGCTCTGTAA
- a CDS encoding phenylacetate--CoA ligase family protein has product MYWNEIYECMPREGLEQLQLERLQQTVTRVYHNVPHYRRAFQEKGLEPGDIKSLKDLQKLPFTVKTDLRDNYPYDLFAVPLSEIVRIHSSSGTTGKPIVVGYTRQDLNSWSEIAARSLHFAGVSKQDVIQISFGYGLFTGGLGIHDGAERVGASVIPTSGGNTQKQIMIMKDFGSTALACTPSYALVLAEAMEEMGIDKEEMKLRVGIFGAEPWTQGMRREIENRLGIVAYDIYGLSEVMGPGVAMECSEKIGLHIFEDHFIPEIINPETEETLPYGEPGELVFTSITKEGFPVLRYRTRDLSCLHLEECPCGRTHVRMDRIMGRCDDMLIIRGVNVFPSQVESVLMENGNASPHYHLVVDRVNNLDVLEVQIEVSEDMFSDQVRRLEELERIIKQKLDSVLGISVMVTLVEPKKLARSEGKAKRVTDKRQLKD; this is encoded by the coding sequence ATGTATTGGAACGAGATTTATGAGTGTATGCCCCGAGAGGGATTAGAGCAGCTGCAGCTGGAGCGCTTGCAGCAAACTGTAACCAGGGTCTATCATAATGTACCCCATTATCGCAGAGCTTTTCAGGAGAAAGGGTTGGAACCCGGGGATATTAAGTCTTTAAAGGATCTTCAAAAACTTCCCTTTACCGTAAAAACTGATTTGAGGGATAATTATCCCTATGATCTTTTTGCCGTGCCCTTAAGTGAAATTGTACGTATTCATTCTTCATCCGGTACCACCGGCAAACCTATTGTTGTTGGATATACCCGGCAAGACCTGAATAGCTGGTCGGAAATTGCTGCCCGCTCATTACATTTTGCCGGGGTGTCGAAACAAGATGTAATCCAGATATCCTTTGGTTATGGTTTATTTACCGGCGGCTTAGGGATCCATGACGGAGCGGAAAGAGTAGGAGCTTCCGTGATTCCTACTTCCGGGGGAAATACGCAAAAACAAATTATGATCATGAAGGATTTCGGCAGTACGGCGTTGGCTTGTACTCCTTCCTATGCCCTGGTTTTGGCAGAAGCCATGGAGGAAATGGGCATTGACAAAGAGGAAATGAAACTTCGCGTAGGGATTTTTGGGGCGGAACCATGGACCCAGGGTATGCGTAGAGAAATTGAAAATAGATTGGGTATCGTAGCCTATGATATTTACGGCCTCAGCGAAGTGATGGGGCCTGGTGTTGCCATGGAATGTTCAGAAAAAATAGGTTTGCATATTTTTGAAGATCATTTTATCCCCGAGATTATTAATCCGGAAACAGAAGAAACCCTCCCCTATGGTGAGCCGGGAGAATTGGTTTTTACCAGCATCACCAAAGAAGGATTTCCTGTACTGCGTTACCGAACCCGGGATCTGTCTTGTCTCCATTTGGAGGAATGTCCCTGTGGCCGTACTCATGTGAGAATGGATCGAATTATGGGCCGTTGTGATGATATGTTAATTATTCGAGGTGTAAATGTTTTTCCTTCTCAGGTGGAAAGTGTGCTTATGGAAAATGGAAATGCCAGCCCTCATTACCATTTAGTTGTGGATCGGGTGAACAACTTGGATGTCTTGGAGGTACAAATTGAGGTTTCCGAGGACATGTTTTCCGACCAAGTACGCCGCTTGGAGGAATTGGAAAGGATCATTAAGCAAAAATTAGACAGTGTACTAGGTATTTCGGTCATGGTAACTTTAGTTGAACCAAAAAAACTAGCCAGAAGTGAAGGGAAAGCAAAAAGGGTGACAGATAAACGTCAGCTAAAAGATTGA